A genomic region of Xiphophorus couchianus chromosome 18, X_couchianus-1.0, whole genome shotgun sequence contains the following coding sequences:
- the LOC114161497 gene encoding CD166 antigen homolog A isoform X1 has product MMHLLSLLFSALLCQVSSLEKSVTGLYGETVEIPCTVGANKIENVTLTKWKYENVDLLVKSKGKETVILATDEYKDRISLAANLSLLLTGAKLTDQHTFTCQALITTNIGLDIKDFSHALIVHKAPEAPFITEKAAELEIGKLTKLGKCVAKNANPPAKIVWLRNNKTLTPEENRTVINAGNTSSPLDAESTLLYSARKEDTGAQFSCRAEHSLASGLLSPPQTFVINYSTEKLILEVISNSLPVEGNDVTLKCVADGNPRPTSFNFHIKGNVTKVENSDNYTITNISRNDSGEYKCSLINRPSIEAAKNIVVQYLDVKLNLNKTVIRRAGDFLNLSVGIDSSATPTVSWTKGGVKMNKEPKITKLAYSDAGLYELEVTMGPLSRKASFHLTVEGAPVIRKLDDQNDKDGHRKVLICEAEGSPKPAVSWNINGTLIDEKSFDNGTIKHKISVMPSANLSVACTVSNLFGIDTRVITVSSLFEDVKVDKRDSSDDDDKTKLVVGVVIGLLVAALVIGVAYWMYMKKSKQGSWKTGEKENGSSEEEKKLEEKMEENSQKADV; this is encoded by the exons TGTCGTCGCTGGAAAAAAGCGTCACCGGCCTGTATGGGGAAACGGTGGAGATTCCTTGCACCGTCGGAGCCAACAAAATCGAAAACGTCACGTTGACGAAATGGAAATAT GAAAATGTAGACCTTTTGGTCAAATCTAAGGGCAAGGAAACTGTAATCTTAGCCACCGATGAGTACAAGGACCGCATCAGCCTGGCGGCAAATCTCAGCCTCCTGCTTACTGGAGCCAAACTGACCGACCAGCACACCTTCACCTGCCAGGCGTTGATTACCACAAACATTGGCCTAGATATTAAAGATTTTTCACATGCTCTAATCGTCCACA AGGCGCCCGAAGCTCCTTTTATAACTGAGAAGGCAGCAGAACTGGAGATTGGCAAACTCACAAAG CTTGGAAAATGCGTTGCAAAAAATGCTAATCCACCTGCAAAGATCGTATGGCTGAGGAACAACAAAACCCTTACGCCTGAAGAAAACC GGACTGTGATTAATGCGGGAAATACCTCCAGCCCCTTAGACGCCGAATCCACGCTGCTGTATTCTGCGCGGAAAGAAGACACAGGCGCCCAGTTCAGCTGCAGGGCGGAGCACTCGCTGGCCAGTGGCCTCTTGTCCCCCCCACAGACCTTCGTCATCAACT ACTCCACAGAGAAGCTCATCCTGGAGGTCATCTCAAATTCTCTACCCGTGGAGGGAAACGACGTGACTCTGAAGTGTGTGGCGGATGGAAACCCTCGTCCCACCAGCTTTAACTTTCACATCAAG GGAAATGTGACGAAAGTGGAAAATTCAGACAATTACACCATCACAAACATCTCACGCAACGACAGCGGAGAATACAAATGCTCTCTAATTAACCGCCCCTCGATAGAAGCGGCCAAGAACATCGTAGTCCAGT ACCTAGACGTCAAATTAAACCTAAATAAGACGGTCATCAGACGCGCAGGCGACTTTTTGAATCTAAGTGTCGGCATTGATTCCTCCGCAACACCAACAGTCTCATggacaaag GGAGGTGTTAAGATGAACAAAGAGCCCAAGATCACCAAGCTTGCCTACTCAGATGCCGGTTTGTATGAGTTGGAGGTGACGATGGGCCCCCTCAGCAGAAAGGCTTCTTTTCATCTGACTGTCGAAG GTGCTCCGGTTATCAGAAAACTGGACGATCAGAACGACAAAGACGGCCACCGTAAAGTCTTAATTTGTGAGGCCGAAGGTTCCCCAAAGCCAGCTGTTTCCTGGAACATCAACGGCACTTTg ATTGATGAGAAATCCTTCGACAATGGcacaataaaacataagatCTCAGTGATGCCCTCTGCAAACCTGAGTGTAGCTTGTACAGTGTCCAATTTGTTTGGCATTGACACCAGAGTCATAACTGTGTCTTCTC TATTTGAGGATGTGAAAGTGGATAAACGAG ATTCTTCAGACGATGATGACAAAACCAAACTGGTTGTCGGAGTTGTAATTGGGCTCCTGGTCGCAGCGTTGGTTATAGGCGTGGCCTACTGGATGTACATGAAGAAATCCAA GCAaggaagctggaaaactggtgaGAAGGAGAATGGGTCTtctgaggaggagaagaagttggaggagaagatggaggagaaCAGCCAGAAAGCTGACGTGTAG
- the LOC114161497 gene encoding CD166 antigen homolog isoform X2, translating to MMHLLSLLFSALLCQVSSLEKSVTGLYGETVEIPCTVGANKIENVTLTKWKYENVDLLVKSKGKETVILATDEYKDRISLAANLSLLLTGAKLTDQHTFTCQALITTNIGLDIKDFSHALIVHKAPEAPFITEKAAELEIGKLTKLGKCVAKNANPPAKIVWLRNNKTLTPEENRTVINAGNTSSPLDAESTLLYSARKEDTGAQFSCRAEHSLASGLLSPPQTFVINYSTEKLILEVISNSLPVEGNDVTLKCVADGNPRPTSFNFHIKGNVTKVENSDNYTITNISRNDSGEYKCSLINRPSIEAAKNIVVQYLDVKLNLNKTVIRRAGDFLNLSVGIDSSATPTVSWTKGGVKMNKEPKITKLAYSDAGLYELEVTMGPLSRKASFHLTVEGAPVIRKLDDQNDKDGHRKVLICEAEGSPKPAVSWNINGTLIDEKSFDNGTIKHKISVMPSANLSVACTVSNLFGIDTRVITVSSHSSDDDDKTKLVVGVVIGLLVAALVIGVAYWMYMKKSKQGSWKTGEKENGSSEEEKKLEEKMEENSQKADV from the exons TGTCGTCGCTGGAAAAAAGCGTCACCGGCCTGTATGGGGAAACGGTGGAGATTCCTTGCACCGTCGGAGCCAACAAAATCGAAAACGTCACGTTGACGAAATGGAAATAT GAAAATGTAGACCTTTTGGTCAAATCTAAGGGCAAGGAAACTGTAATCTTAGCCACCGATGAGTACAAGGACCGCATCAGCCTGGCGGCAAATCTCAGCCTCCTGCTTACTGGAGCCAAACTGACCGACCAGCACACCTTCACCTGCCAGGCGTTGATTACCACAAACATTGGCCTAGATATTAAAGATTTTTCACATGCTCTAATCGTCCACA AGGCGCCCGAAGCTCCTTTTATAACTGAGAAGGCAGCAGAACTGGAGATTGGCAAACTCACAAAG CTTGGAAAATGCGTTGCAAAAAATGCTAATCCACCTGCAAAGATCGTATGGCTGAGGAACAACAAAACCCTTACGCCTGAAGAAAACC GGACTGTGATTAATGCGGGAAATACCTCCAGCCCCTTAGACGCCGAATCCACGCTGCTGTATTCTGCGCGGAAAGAAGACACAGGCGCCCAGTTCAGCTGCAGGGCGGAGCACTCGCTGGCCAGTGGCCTCTTGTCCCCCCCACAGACCTTCGTCATCAACT ACTCCACAGAGAAGCTCATCCTGGAGGTCATCTCAAATTCTCTACCCGTGGAGGGAAACGACGTGACTCTGAAGTGTGTGGCGGATGGAAACCCTCGTCCCACCAGCTTTAACTTTCACATCAAG GGAAATGTGACGAAAGTGGAAAATTCAGACAATTACACCATCACAAACATCTCACGCAACGACAGCGGAGAATACAAATGCTCTCTAATTAACCGCCCCTCGATAGAAGCGGCCAAGAACATCGTAGTCCAGT ACCTAGACGTCAAATTAAACCTAAATAAGACGGTCATCAGACGCGCAGGCGACTTTTTGAATCTAAGTGTCGGCATTGATTCCTCCGCAACACCAACAGTCTCATggacaaag GGAGGTGTTAAGATGAACAAAGAGCCCAAGATCACCAAGCTTGCCTACTCAGATGCCGGTTTGTATGAGTTGGAGGTGACGATGGGCCCCCTCAGCAGAAAGGCTTCTTTTCATCTGACTGTCGAAG GTGCTCCGGTTATCAGAAAACTGGACGATCAGAACGACAAAGACGGCCACCGTAAAGTCTTAATTTGTGAGGCCGAAGGTTCCCCAAAGCCAGCTGTTTCCTGGAACATCAACGGCACTTTg ATTGATGAGAAATCCTTCGACAATGGcacaataaaacataagatCTCAGTGATGCCCTCTGCAAACCTGAGTGTAGCTTGTACAGTGTCCAATTTGTTTGGCATTGACACCAGAGTCATAACTGTGTCTTCTC ATTCTTCAGACGATGATGACAAAACCAAACTGGTTGTCGGAGTTGTAATTGGGCTCCTGGTCGCAGCGTTGGTTATAGGCGTGGCCTACTGGATGTACATGAAGAAATCCAA GCAaggaagctggaaaactggtgaGAAGGAGAATGGGTCTtctgaggaggagaagaagttggaggagaagatggaggagaaCAGCCAGAAAGCTGACGTGTAG